Within the Pseudomonas mendocina genome, the region CCAGGTTCACCACCGGAATGAAGCTGAGGATCAGCAGGCCGATGGCGCGAGGCAGGAAGTAGGCCAGTTTGCGCATCTCGCGGCCCATGGTGCGCGGCACCATGGCGGCCAGTTCGCCCCAGCTGAACGGTGGAAAGTGATCTTCACCACGCGCTACTACCTCGACCTTCTCCGCGAGAAACCCGTTGAACGGTGCAGCGATGATGTTGGCCAGCAGGGTGAAAGTGAAGAACACCATCAGCAGTACCAGCACCACGAACAGCGGCCAGAGGATGTACTGCAGGAAGCTCAGCCAGCTCGGCAGCGTGGGCATGAAGGTATCCACCCAGCCACTGAACTGCTGCACGGCGAAACCGATCATGGTGGCGAAGAGAATCAGATTGACCGCCAGCGGCAGCAAAACGAACAGGCGCAGGCCAGGGCTGAGAACAAGCTTCAGGCCTTCTCGCAGGTATTGCGGGCCGGATAGGACAGGGGCGGCGGGCATGGCGATCTCCTGAGGTGGGTGAGTGCGCGCGACCATACCGACTTCGCGGGCGCGGCGAAAGTTCAGCCACCGGGTGCGCGTAGCCCCAGCAGCAATAGGCGGATTCTATCCGTCAAATTGGCAATCGATATTTCCGCTTTGCAAACGGCCTGGATAGCCTTGCGCGCAGTTCCCTTTTTTGTGGGGCTCTCATCCTCCAAGCCTTCCCCTAGCGCTTCGAGAGTCCCTTTTTATCTGGCCTGCTGGCCCTGGGCCGGCGAGGAGTTAGCGATGCCTATCGTTCGTCACGCCCGTGTCATCATCCTGGGCTCCGGCCCTGCCGGTTACAGCGCCGCGGTGTATGCCGCGCGGGCCAACCTGAGGCCGCTGCTGATCACCGGGATCCAGGCGGGTGGCCAACTGACCACCACCACCGAGGTAGACAACTGGCCGGGCGATCCGCATGGGCTCACCGGGCCGGCGCTGATGCAGCGCATGCAGGAACATGCCGAGCGTTTCGAGACCGAGATCGTCTTCGACCACATCAATGCCGTGGACCTGGCCGGAAAACCGTTCACCCTGGTCGGCGATAGCGCCACCTATAGTTGCGATGCACTGATCATCGCCACCGGTGCCAGTGCCCGTTATCTGGGGCTGCCCAGTGAAGAAGCGTTCATGGGCCGTGGCGTATCAGCCTGTGCGACCTGCGATGGTTTCTTCTATCGCGGCCGCGAGGTGGCCGTGGTTGGCGGCGGCAATACGGCGGTGGAAGAGGCGCTGTACCTGGCCAATATCGCCAGCAAGGTTACGTTGATCCATCGCCGCAACGCCTTTCGCGCCGAGAAGATCCTGCAGAACAAGCTGCAGGAGCGGGTCGCCGAGGGCAAGATCGAGCTGCAGCTCAATGCCGAGGTCGACGAAGTGCTGGGCGATGCCAGCGGTGTCACCGGTGTACGCCTCAAGCAATACGGTGGCGCCTATCGCGAGCTGAAGGTGGACGGCCTGTTCGTCGCCATCGGCCATACGCCCAATACCAGCCTCTTCGACGGTCAACTGGCGCTGAAGGACGGTTACCTGGTGGTCAATGGCGGGCGCGATGGCAATGCCACCGCAACCAGCATCCCTGGCGTGTTCGCCGCCGGTGACGTGGCCGATTCGATCTATCGCCAGGCGATTACCTCGGCTGGTGCCGGTTGCATGGCGGCGCTGGATGTTGAGCGGTATCTCGACGGGTTGTGACTTCGGTTGCGGCTGTAGGAGCGGCTGGGCGGCATTCCGCTTCAGCCGCGAAAACGCTGATAAACCTCCCCGGATTTCATCCGGGTTACGTGGCAGTGGGGGTGTGTGGGAAGGCGTTTCCCTGCATTGATCGAGCTCACGCACCAATACAGCCATAGCCGCGACTTCTAAAGCTCGCCGCTAAAGCGCCTCCCACTATCGGTGACTCAATCCGGCCAATGCCAGGGCGGCTCATCGAGCATGCCCTGGCCGCGGATGCAGGTCTGGCCGAGCTGTTTGTCCAGTTCCAGGGTGTTGCATTCAGGGCTTTCCTTCAGCGTGGCGATCAGCCGGCTGGCGTGGGACACCACCCACACCTGGGTCTGTTTCGAGGCGGCGATGATCAGACGCCCAAGTGCCGGCAGCAAATCCGGATGCAGGCTGGTTTCCGGCTCGTTGAGCACCATCAGTGACGGTGGCCGTGGCGTGAGCAGGGCGGCCACTAGCAGCAGGTAGCGCAGGGTGCCGTCGGACAGTTCGGCGGCGCTCAACGGGCGCAGCAGACCTTCCTGGCGCAGTTCGACAGCGAAGCGCCCACCGGCCTGGAAATCGATATGTAGGTGGCTGCCGGGAAAGGCGTCATCAATGGCGGCGTTAAGCGCTTCGCGGTCGCCGATTTCGCGGATGGTTTGCAGTGCTGCGGCCAGGTCGCGACCGTCGTGGTGCAACACCGGTGTGCGCGTGCCGAGTTGCGGCTGGCGCGCCGGGGCGTCGGCGTCGCTGCGAAAGTGATCGTAGAAGCGCCAGCGGCGAATGGTTTCGCGTAGCTGGAAAACTTCCGGGCAATTCGGGTCGTTGCCGATCTGGTCGAACAGGCTGTCGTAGTTCGGCACGTGTTGGGCCAGTACCTGCCAACTGCGGCCTTCGCGCAGGCGCACCAGCGGCCCGCTGCGATCCACCAGCAGCGAGGCCGGGCGGTAGCTGGTACCGGCCCAAATGCATTCGCGTTTAATTTCCGGGTCGAGGGAAAAGGCCGAGTGGCTCGGTTCGGGCAGGCCGAGGGCGATGGCATAGCCGAAATCATCACCGGCAAAACCCAGGCGCAGACGCATGGCGTTCTGCCGTGGGCCGCCCTGCACCGGCACATCACCTTTGAGCATGCGTCGGGAAATTTTCTCCGGTCCGGCCCAGAAGCTCGACTCCAGCCCACCTTCGCGTGCCAGCGCGTTGACCACGCCGCCCTGCGCGGTTTCCGCCAGCAGGCGCAGGGCACGGTAGAGATTGGATTTGCCGCTGCCGTTGGCGCCGGTGATCAGGTTGAGCCGGCCCAGCGGCAGGATCAGGCTGTTGATCGAGCGGTAGTTGGCGACGGCGAGGGTATGCAGCATGCAGATGTCGTCCTGACAGATGGTTTAGCGGCCATGACGCGGCGAGAACGCCACCCAGGCCAGCACCGGATAGCACAGGTAATGCAGGCTGAACAGAAACAGGCCCATGGGGCTGGGCGTGTCCTGCAGATACATCATGCCCAGCAGGCCCAGGTAGAGCAGGCCGAGCACGCCGCCATAGAGCAGGGTGAAGCGCCAGCGCTCGACGTTGCTCGGCGCTCGCCCGGCGCGCCAGTGAAATACCAGTGCCAGGCCGGCGGCGATGGCGGCGGCGATCAGCAGGGTGGTGAATACGCCGCCCAGGCGTACGAAGGTGCGCAGCAGCAGGTTCAGTACTATGGCCGCGATCACCCCGGCAGCCGCGTAGTAGCGAAGTTGCAGGCCCTGGTTCACAGGTTTTGCACCAGACCGAAGCGTTTGCGCAGCACACGCTCGAGCAGTGCCTTTGGCAGCAGCGTGGCGAGCAATGGCAGGGCGCGGCTGCCATTGCCCAGACGCAGCAGGCGCGGGCGTTTGTCGCGCTGTACGGCGGCCAGCAGTTGTGCGGCGAAGTCGCTGGCCGGCGTCGGGTTGTCCTGCGAGGCATTGGCGCGGGCGCGGATGCCGTCACGCAGCGGCCACCAGGGCGAGTCCTGGCGGATCAGCGCTTCGGCCTGCTGGCTGGCGTTGGCGCCGAAACTGGAGGCGATGGCGCCGGGCTGCACTTCCATCACCTCGATGGAGAAGGGCGCCAGTTCCATGCGTAGGGCGTCGCTCAGGGCGTGCACGGCGGCCTTGGAGGCGCAATAGGCGCCAGCGAAAGGCGTGACCAAGAGCGCGGAAACGCTGCCGATATTGACCACCAGGCCGCGGCTGCGGCGCAGTAGTGGGAAGAAGGCGCGGGTTACGCCGACGATGGAGAACACGTTGGTTTCGAATTGCCGCTGCATGGCTTCCACACCGCCGTCGAGCAGCGGGCCCATGGCGCCGTAACCGGCGTTGTTGATCAGCACGTCGAGGCCGCCGATCTCTTCGCTCAGGCGTGTGGCCAGTCGCTGCAGCGCCTCGCCATCGTTGACGTCGAGCTGCACTGCATGGAATCCGGCCTGTTCGAGTGCCGCTAGGTCATCGTCCTTGCGCGCCGTGGCCCAGACCGTATAGCCAGCCGCCTTGAAGGTATCGGCCAGGGCGCGGCCGATGCCGCTGGAGCAACCGGTGATCAGGACGCTGGGTTGAGACATGCGCGTGGCTCCCTGAGACGCGAATGGGGTTGCAGCTTAGCAGGCTTGGATTGAGGTGGACTGTTCGCCTAGGCTCCTGAGCCCGCTCTACGCGCTGAGGATGTAGGTGGAGGGGTAGGGCGCACTCGGCTTTGGCTTCCTGCGGCGCTCTACCTCCTGCATCCACGCAGTCGTCGCGAAGCAGTACGCCGTTGGCGTTGTGCTGCCATGCTTGGTTTGGCTCGGCGGGCTACTCGCTGCGCTCGTGAGGCCGCCCTACGTCACGGTTCGCTCCACGCATTGACTCCTATGACTTAGCGTAGGAACTTGCCTTGCAAGCGCTCGGCACGAAACTCCAAGCTGTTTGGGCGATAGCCGCTGCGCAGGTCAGGCAGGGGCAGGCAGTCGCTCCAGCTAGCGCCCGGCAGCAGCTCGCCCGGGCCACTGTAGCGCGGCGATTCATACAGGCGCTGGGCCAGGTTGGTGGCGTTGCCGGGCCTGTAGGCCGCGACCTCCCAGCGCAGCTCCAGCAGGGCGGCATCGCTGCCGTTCTTCAGGTCGATGGCCAGCGGGCGATCGGCGGGGCAGCGCTGCGGATCGTAGCTCAGGCGTAGTTCGAGATGGGCAAGGTAGCGTTCGTCCTGGCTTTCCTGCCAGATCACCCAGGTGGCCACCAGGCCCAGACCGACCAGCGCGGCCATGGACACCGGCAGAGCCTTGGTCGGGTAGCGGATCAGCAGAATCAGCCAGGTGATGACGAGTACGACACCGAACAGCATGAGGGCAGCCCTTTGCAAAGTCTGCGCTCATCCTACACAAGGTGTCAGGTCAGGGTAACCGCGTGGGCTGTCGCAGAGTGTGACAGCTTTGTCCGTGGGAAAGGGCAAGGACGAGATAGCCCGAATGGCTTGGGTGTCTTGGCCCTCCCAATGAGAGAGGGGGCTCACTGCGTAGGCCCCGGATGAATTTTCGCGTAAGTGGGCCGTCAGGTGCGCTGAGAGTTTCGCGGACAATTCCGCTCCCACAACCTGAGTGCTGTCAGCCTCCTGTGTGTAGGCTCTGGCACCCGTGAGAGAGGACTTGTCCGCGATTGCTACCGAGTGGCTAGCTTGCGGCGCGTACGGTCACGGCTTCGCTGCGACCGTACACATCTTCCAGGCGCTCGATATCGTCCTCGCCCAGGTAGGTACCGGACTGCACTTCGATGATCTCCAGCGGGATCTTGCCCGGGTTGGAGAGGCGGTGTACGGCGGTCATCGGGATATAGCAGGACTGGTTTTCGGTGAGCAGGAACTCACGTTCGTCGCAGGTGACCTTGGCCGTGCCGGACACCACGATCCAGTGCTCGGCGCGGTGGTGGTGCATCTGCAAGGACAGCTGCGCACCCGGCTTGACGGTAATGTGCTTGACCTGGAAGCGGCCGCCCATGTCCACCGAGTCGTACGAACCCCACGGGCGGTAGACCTCACAGTGGTTCTGGGTCTCGCTGCGACCCTGCGCGTCGAGCTTGCTGACCAGCTTCTTGACGTCCTGCACGCGGTCCTTGTGCGCCACCATCATGGCGTCCTTGGTTTCTACGACGACTATGTCTTCCAGGCCGAGAACCGAGACCAGCTTGCCGTTGCCGTGGATCAGGCAGTTGCGGCTGTCCTCGACCACCACGTCGCCCTTGGTGACGTTGCCGGCTTCGTCCTTGTCGTGCACTTCCCAGATCGACGACCAACTGCCGACATCGTTCCAGCCGGCGGCCAGCGGCACCACGCAGGCGCGGCTGGTCTTCTCCATCACCGCGTAGTCGATGGAGTTGTCCGGGCAGCAGGCGAAGGTGGCCGGGTCGATGGCGATCTGCGTGCCCTCGCGCTGGCTGCGCTCCAGCGCCAGCAGGCAGGTGTCGTAGATATCCACGTCGTGATGCTTGAGCTCTTCGAGGAAGCGGCTGGCGCGGAACAGGAACATGCCGCTGTTCCAGTAGTAGTCGCCGCTCTTCACGTACTCGG harbors:
- the cysZ gene encoding sulfate transporter CysZ: MPAAPVLSGPQYLREGLKLVLSPGLRLFVLLPLAVNLILFATMIGFAVQQFSGWVDTFMPTLPSWLSFLQYILWPLFVVLVLLMVFFTFTLLANIIAAPFNGFLAEKVEVVARGEDHFPPFSWGELAAMVPRTMGREMRKLAYFLPRAIGLLILSFIPVVNLVAAPLWLLFGVWMMAVQYIDYPADNNKMSWQDMLAWLREKRWQSLSFGGITYAALLVPGLNILMMPAAVAGATLFWVRERGVRS
- the trxB gene encoding thioredoxin-disulfide reductase, coding for MPIVRHARVIILGSGPAGYSAAVYAARANLRPLLITGIQAGGQLTTTTEVDNWPGDPHGLTGPALMQRMQEHAERFETEIVFDHINAVDLAGKPFTLVGDSATYSCDALIIATGASARYLGLPSEEAFMGRGVSACATCDGFFYRGREVAVVGGGNTAVEEALYLANIASKVTLIHRRNAFRAEKILQNKLQERVAEGKIELQLNAEVDEVLGDASGVTGVRLKQYGGAYRELKVDGLFVAIGHTPNTSLFDGQLALKDGYLVVNGGRDGNATATSIPGVFAAGDVADSIYRQAITSAGAGCMAALDVERYLDGL
- a CDS encoding AAA family ATPase — its product is MLHTLAVANYRSINSLILPLGRLNLITGANGSGKSNLYRALRLLAETAQGGVVNALAREGGLESSFWAGPEKISRRMLKGDVPVQGGPRQNAMRLRLGFAGDDFGYAIALGLPEPSHSAFSLDPEIKRECIWAGTSYRPASLLVDRSGPLVRLREGRSWQVLAQHVPNYDSLFDQIGNDPNCPEVFQLRETIRRWRFYDHFRSDADAPARQPQLGTRTPVLHHDGRDLAAALQTIREIGDREALNAAIDDAFPGSHLHIDFQAGGRFAVELRQEGLLRPLSAAELSDGTLRYLLLVAALLTPRPPSLMVLNEPETSLHPDLLPALGRLIIAASKQTQVWVVSHASRLIATLKESPECNTLELDKQLGQTCIRGQGMLDEPPWHWPD
- a CDS encoding SDR family oxidoreductase is translated as MSQPSVLITGCSSGIGRALADTFKAAGYTVWATARKDDDLAALEQAGFHAVQLDVNDGEALQRLATRLSEEIGGLDVLINNAGYGAMGPLLDGGVEAMQRQFETNVFSIVGVTRAFFPLLRRSRGLVVNIGSVSALLVTPFAGAYCASKAAVHALSDALRMELAPFSIEVMEVQPGAIASSFGANASQQAEALIRQDSPWWPLRDGIRARANASQDNPTPASDFAAQLLAAVQRDKRPRLLRLGNGSRALPLLATLLPKALLERVLRKRFGLVQNL
- a CDS encoding mannose-1-phosphate guanylyltransferase/mannose-6-phosphate isomerase, with the protein product MTPIILSGGSGSRLWPLSRKLYPKQFLALTGEQTLFQQTLQRLSIEGMQPPVLVSNQEHRFIVLEQLEQIGQQAQMLLLEPFGRNTAPAVAMAALQLIAEGRDELMLVLPADHVLDDQQAFRQALALATVAAEKGEMVLFGVPANRPETGYGYIRGQADGTLPDGVARVANFVEKPDAKRATEYVKSGDYYWNSGMFLFRASRFLEELKHHDVDIYDTCLLALERSQREGTQIAIDPATFACCPDNSIDYAVMEKTSRACVVPLAAGWNDVGSWSSIWEVHDKDEAGNVTKGDVVVEDSRNCLIHGNGKLVSVLGLEDIVVVETKDAMMVAHKDRVQDVKKLVSKLDAQGRSETQNHCEVYRPWGSYDSVDMGGRFQVKHITVKPGAQLSLQMHHHRAEHWIVVSGTAKVTCDEREFLLTENQSCYIPMTAVHRLSNPGKIPLEIIEVQSGTYLGEDDIERLEDVYGRSEAVTVRAAS